The nucleotide window GCGTCTGCCAGCCTGCCAGTGCCTTCAAGCCGTCCAGCGTGCGGTCCCAGCCCGGGTCGAACTTGATCGGGTTGGCCGCGAAGATCCGGCTCAGGACGTTCCGCAGCCGCGCATGGCCAAGATAGACGAAGAAGCCGACCGCAAAGGTGATGAGCGACAGGATGAATGCCTCGTTCACCTCTCTGAAGAGGTAAAGGTCGACATCCACGGTGGCGCCATAGACGGCCTCCGTCGCCGGGGCGACCAGCCAATATTCGGGAATGTCGGCGTAGATGCCGAAGAACAGCGACAGCGCACCCAGAAGGAAGGGGCCGATCCACATGACCAGCGGGCCTTCGTGGACGTCCTTGAACCTATCCGGCAAGCGGCCAAGGAACGGGCGAGCCACGGCGATACCGGCGGCGACGAACATCAGCACGGATGCGGCAAAGATCGTCCCCGTGATCCAGAGCGACGCGGTCTCCATCTCCAGCCCTGCCTTGTAGAGGAACTCCTTACCGATGAAGCCCACGAAGGGCGGAATGCCTGCCATGGAAATTGCGGCCAGCGCCCCGGCCAGGAAAGTCACCGGCATCTTCCGGGCCAGGCCGCGCAGGTCCGCAACCTCCCGCGTTCCGGTCTCATGGTCAACAATCCCGATCATCAGGAACAGCGCTGCCTTGTAAAGCGAGTGCACCACGAGGAACAGCATCGCGGCCTGGATCGCATCGCTGCTGCCCGCCCCGATGAACAGGGTCAGCGCACCTAGCGCCATCAAGGTGGTGTAGGCCAGCACCTGTTTGATGTCGGTCTGGCGCACGGCAAGTATGCTGGCGAAGACGGTGGTGAAGCCGCCCGCAATGACCAGCGCCCAGAACCACGCATCGGTGCCGCCAAGCGACGGGTTTATCCGCGCCATCAGGTAGACGCCGCCTTTCACCATCGTCGCCGAATGCAGGTAGGCGCTGACCGGCGTGGGTGCGGCCATGGCATTGGGCAACCAGAAATGGAACGGGAATTGGGCGGATTTCGTGAAGGCGCCTGCAAGGAACAGGATTAGGATTGGCGTGTAGTATTCGTGATTCCGGATCGCGTCGCCTTGGGCGGTGATCTCCGACAGGGAAAACGTCCCCGCGGCCGATCCCAGAAGGATCATGCCCGCCAGAAGCGCCAGACCACCCGTACCGGTCAGGAGCAGCGCCTGCAGGGCGGAGCGGCGCGATTTTGCGCTGTCCGACGTGAACCCGATCAACAGGTAGGAGGAGATCGTCGTGACCTCCCAGAACACAAAGAGCGCGATCAGGTTGTCGGCCAGGACAAGGCCCAGCATCCCGACCATGAAAACCATCAGATACAAGACGAAACGCGGATATTCCGGGTGCTTGCCCAGGTAGCTGGTGGAATAGAGCGTCACCAGCGTACCGATCCCGGTGATGAGCAACGCGAAGGTCAGCGACAATCCGTCGATGAGCATTTCGAGCCGGATATCGAGGGAGGGAACCCAGCCGATCCCGATCAGCGGTGTCTGACCTGCGGCAACGGCGGGAAGAAACTGGGCGAACCAGACGAACAGAATGGCCGGGATCGCGACTGAAATCCAGCCCGCTGGCCCACCTGCCACCCGTGGCACTTCTTCGCCGCCCTGTGCCACGTCTTGTCGTCCCTCGGATCATTGCGCCGTATCGCTGCTGCGCGTCGTGTCTTTACTGG belongs to Hasllibacter sp. MH4015 and includes:
- a CDS encoding putative monovalent cation/H+ antiporter subunit A is translated as MAQGGEEVPRVAGGPAGWISVAIPAILFVWFAQFLPAVAAGQTPLIGIGWVPSLDIRLEMLIDGLSLTFALLITGIGTLVTLYSTSYLGKHPEYPRFVLYLMVFMVGMLGLVLADNLIALFVFWEVTTISSYLLIGFTSDSAKSRRSALQALLLTGTGGLALLAGMILLGSAAGTFSLSEITAQGDAIRNHEYYTPILILFLAGAFTKSAQFPFHFWLPNAMAAPTPVSAYLHSATMVKGGVYLMARINPSLGGTDAWFWALVIAGGFTTVFASILAVRQTDIKQVLAYTTLMALGALTLFIGAGSSDAIQAAMLFLVVHSLYKAALFLMIGIVDHETGTREVADLRGLARKMPVTFLAGALAAISMAGIPPFVGFIGKEFLYKAGLEMETASLWITGTIFAASVLMFVAAGIAVARPFLGRLPDRFKDVHEGPLVMWIGPFLLGALSLFFGIYADIPEYWLVAPATEAVYGATVDVDLYLFREVNEAFILSLITFAVGFFVYLGHARLRNVLSRIFAANPIKFDPGWDRTLDGLKALAGWQTRHLQSGVLQRYIFITFATFAVGMGVTLYLQDVLNFRIDLAAELDGLLFKHWAVLVFIIAGAFLTALTSSRMTAVAALGVVGIGVALIFIMFSAPDVAITQLLVETLVVVLVAVAMLKLPHLGMRNGEHARPLHAILAIAVGTVTTLVLVAVLQSDLDLRLTQFFNEAAYTEAFGRNIVNVILVDFRALDTFGEIAVVVVAALAAYALLRGTRYGAIRDEAGEPKPAPNRTEGGA